From Pseudomonas sp. AN-1:
GTTCGAGGCGCAGGTCGTAGACCAGTTGCAGGGAGGCTGTCGGCAGGTGCACGTAGGCCTGCGGACGCTCCAGCAGCGGCAGGCTGCCAGCATGCACCCGGCGGGCGTCGCCGCACAGCGGGCTCAGGCGGTAGTGGTACTGCTCGTGATGGGGGAGGCTGGCATCGTGCGGGGTCGGCAGCCAGTGTTCGCCGAAGCGTCCGCCGAGCCAGCCGCGCGGCGTTTCCACCAGACACTCCTCGGCCACCTCCTGCAGCGCGGCGTGCAGCGGCAGGTGCAGTTCGTGGCTGGGCACGTAGCCGGAAATCAGCTTGAGCACGCAGTCGCCGCGGTCGCGGCGCTGCTGGCGCACCAGCAGCCAGTAGTCGCGCCCCTGCCAGGCGAGGGTCAGGCGCACCGACACGCCCAGATTGGCCAGCTCGCAGGTGAAGTGCTGGGGGTTGTCGACCTGCAGCGGTCGCCGCCGCTCGAGCATCTGGGCGAAGTTGAGCGGCTGGCCGAGCGGCTGGTAGATCAGCCGCTGGGCGTTGGCTTCGACATGCAGGGGCTGGGTCTTGAAGGTGCTCGGGTCCTTGCGGGCGAGAATCCTGTGCATGGCGACTCCTTCGGCGGGCAGGTGGCTTGATGTGGTCGAGCAGGCCCCTTGCGCGGCGGGCCGCGCAGTCGTGGCGTTCAGGTCAGGTTAGACGAGCCGGCCGCCGTTGTCTGTGCGCGCCGGTCAGACCGATTGTCGCGCCCCCAGCATCTGCGCCGCGGTGGCCACGTTGTGGGCCAGGTGCGCCGGAGTGATGGTGCCGACGATCACGCTGCTCACCGCCGGATGGGCGAAGATCAGCTCGAAGCTGGCGCGCACCGGGTCCTCGCCGCTCAGCAGCGCATGGCCGCTGGCCAGCGCCTTCTTGATCAGGATGCCCTTGCCGTGCGCGCCGGCGTAGTCGAGCACCGGGCGTTCGCCCTGTTCGGCCAGGTTGTAGGTGACCATGGCGCAGTCGCCGGACTCCAGGGCCTTGAGGCCGCCGGCCACGGTCTTGCCGGAGAAGCCGAAGGCGCGGATCAGCCCCTCGCGCTTGAGTTCGGCGAGGGTGGCGTACACCCCGGTCTGCTCCAGCACCGCCAGGTCGTGGCCGTCGGAGTGGACCAGCACCAGATCCAGATAGTCGGTTTCCAGGCGCCTGAGACTGCGTTCGACGGACAGGCGGGTGTGCGCGGCGCTGAAGTCGAAGCGCGAGGCGCCATCCTCGAACTCCTCGCCGACCTTGCTGCAGATCACCCAGGCCTGGCGCTGGCCGCGCAGCAGCGGGCCGAGGCGCTGCTCGCTCACCCCGTAGGCCGGCGCGGTGTCGAGCAGGTTGATGCCCAGTTCGCGGGCCTGTGCCAGCAGCGTGCGCGCGGCGCGGTCGTCGGGGATGGTGAAGCCGCTCGGATACTTCACCCCCTGGTCGCGGCCGAGCTTGACGGTGCCGAGGCCGAGCGGGGAAACGATCAGGCCGGTCGAGCCCAGCGGCCGCCACAGCTCATGCAGGGTGCTCATGCGAACAGCTCCTCCCACAGCGGCGCCGCCACGCCAGGGCGCGGCAGCTCGGGCTGGGCGGCGTGCGCGCCCGGCTGGATGCCGGCGCGCTCGAGAGTCGCGATGACCCGATCGGCGAGGTCGGGAGCCAGCGCCAGCTTGGTCGGCCAGCCGACCAGCAGGTTGCCCTGCTCGCTGAGGAAGGCGTTGTCCGGACGCACCAGGCCGGACTGCGCCGGCTCGGCGCGATCCACCCGCAGGGTACGCCACTCGGCGGCGGACAGATCGAGCCAGGGCAGCAGTTCGCCCAGCTCCTTCTGCGCGGCGCGGATCTGTGCGGCCTCGTCGCGGGCCACGCCATCGGCCTCGGCGAGGTCGCCGCCCAGGTACCAGACCCACTGGCCGTCGGCCGCCGGGTGGCTGGTGACGGTGATGCGCGGCTTGGGCCCGCCACCCAGGCAGTGGGCGTACAGCGGCTTGAGGGTCGACGCCTTGACCAGCACCATGTGCAGCGGGCGCAGCTGCTGGCCGGGCTGCTCGATGCCCAGCCCGGCCAGCAGGCCGGCATTGCCCGGCCCGGCGCAGAGCACCACGCGGCGGGCGCGGATCTCGCGGCCGTCGACTACCAGGCCAGCCAGTGCGCCGCTCTCGTGCAGCGGCTCGATACGCTGGCCGGCGAGCAGACTGTCGCCGGCCAGCTCGGCCAGGCGGGCGATCAGCGAGGGCACGTCGAGCACCAGCTCGGCCAGCCGGTAGACCTTGCCCCTGAACTTCGGGTGCTGCAGGGCCGGCGGCAGCGCGTCGCCCTTGACCGCATCGACCCTCCCGCGCATCGCCTTGCTGGCGAAGAAGCTGGTCAGGTTGCCGGCCAGGGTGCCCGGCGACCACAGGTAGTGGGCGTCGGAGAGCAGGCGCACGCCGGCGAGATCGAGTTCGCCGCTGCCGGAGAGGGCCGCGCGCCAGCGCCGCGGCATGTCGGCGATGGCCTCGGAGGAGCCGGTCAGCGCGCCGCTCAGGGCGTACTTGGTGCCGCCGTGGATGATGCCCTGCGACTTCACGCTCTGCCCGCCGCCGAGGCGCTCGTTCTCCACCAGCAGGGTGGCATAGCCGAGCCGGCGCAGGCGGGCGTTGAGCCAGAGGCCGGCGATGCCGCCGCCGACGATCAGGATATCGGTGCTCAGGGCTTGGGACATGAGGGAGCTGCCTTGTGGAAGAACGGCGCAGAGTATAACCCGTAGGGCGGCGCTCTCCC
This genomic window contains:
- a CDS encoding NAD(P)/FAD-dependent oxidoreductase, translating into MSQALSTDILIVGGGIAGLWLNARLRRLGYATLLVENERLGGGQSVKSQGIIHGGTKYALSGALTGSSEAIADMPRRWRAALSGSGELDLAGVRLLSDAHYLWSPGTLAGNLTSFFASKAMRGRVDAVKGDALPPALQHPKFRGKVYRLAELVLDVPSLIARLAELAGDSLLAGQRIEPLHESGALAGLVVDGREIRARRVVLCAGPGNAGLLAGLGIEQPGQQLRPLHMVLVKASTLKPLYAHCLGGGPKPRITVTSHPAADGQWVWYLGGDLAEADGVARDEAAQIRAAQKELGELLPWLDLSAAEWRTLRVDRAEPAQSGLVRPDNAFLSEQGNLLVGWPTKLALAPDLADRVIATLERAGIQPGAHAAQPELPRPGVAAPLWEELFA
- a CDS encoding aldo/keto reductase, encoding MSTLHELWRPLGSTGLIVSPLGLGTVKLGRDQGVKYPSGFTIPDDRAARTLLAQARELGINLLDTAPAYGVSEQRLGPLLRGQRQAWVICSKVGEEFEDGASRFDFSAAHTRLSVERSLRRLETDYLDLVLVHSDGHDLAVLEQTGVYATLAELKREGLIRAFGFSGKTVAGGLKALESGDCAMVTYNLAEQGERPVLDYAGAHGKGILIKKALASGHALLSGEDPVRASFELIFAHPAVSSVIVGTITPAHLAHNVATAAQMLGARQSV
- a CDS encoding metal ABC transporter ATPase, encoding MHRILARKDPSTFKTQPLHVEANAQRLIYQPLGQPLNFAQMLERRRPLQVDNPQHFTCELANLGVSVRLTLAWQGRDYWLLVRQQRRDRGDCVLKLISGYVPSHELHLPLHAALQEVAEECLVETPRGWLGGRFGEHWLPTPHDASLPHHEQYHYRLSPLCGDARRVHAGSLPLLERPQAYVHLPTASLQLVYDLRLELPAALQAPSLFHSDECLEDGVLVSRLDRHNPDLYLLPLEGNPGELYTLQQGELRRAATDGLWLSEGFAAQDGWLIRDERIGWSDWLRQRRCA